In the Armatimonadota bacterium genome, CCTGGACTGCGGCGCCCACGCGCATGTTGATCACGACCTTCTCGACCTTCGGCACCTGCATGACGTTGCGGTACTGGAACCGCGCACGCAGGTGCGGCACCACCTCGGTCCGGTACCGCTCCTTGAGCCTCGCTGCCATCGCGCTCCTCGCCTCGCCCTACGTGTCGAGTTGCTCCCCGCAGCGCTTGCAGTAGCGCACCCGGCTGCCGTCGCCGAGCACGCGGCGGCCCATGCGGCTCGCCTCCCCGCATCGGGCACACACCACCATCAGCCGCGCCACGGGCAGCGGCGCCTCCTTCTCGACGATCCCGCCCTGGGGCACCTTCCGGTTGGGCTTCACGTGGCGCTTGACGACGTTCACACCCTCCACGATGGCAGCCCACCGGTCGGGGAGCACCCGGAGGACCCTGCCCCGCTTGCCGCGGTACTTGCCCGCCAGGACCTCCACCATGTCGCCCTTCCGGAGGTGCAGCCGCGGGCGCCCCTGGCCAACCATGCGCGTCCCCTCCCGCCCCCTACAGGACCTCGGGGGCCAGTGACACGATCTTCATGAAGTGCTTCTCGCGCAGCTCCCGCGCCACCGGGCCGAAGATCCGGGTCCCGCGGGGGTTCTGCGCGTCCGAGAGCAGGACGGCGGCGTTGTCGTCGAACCGGATGTACGACCCATCCGGACGCCGCAGCTCCTTGCGGGTGCGCACGATCACCGCGCGCACCACCTCGCCCTTCTTGATCGGGCTGTTGGGAATCGCCTGTTTCACCGACGCCACGATGACGTCACCCACCGTGCCGTACCGGCGGTGGGAGCCGCCGAGCACCCGAATGCACAGCAGTTCCCGGGCGCCGGTGTTGTCCGCCACCTTGAGACGGGTCTGCTGCTGGATCATGTCGTCCTCCTACCCCTGGGCCCGGCGCACGACCTCGACGACCCGCCAGCGCTTCTCCCGGGACAGCGGCCGGGTCTCCATGATCCGCACCAGGTCGCCCACCCGGGCCACCTGGCCCTCGTCGTGGGCCTTCACCCGCCGGGTCCGCCGGATCGTCTTCTTGTAGAGCGGATGCCGGGTGACGGTCTCCAGCTCCACCACCACGGTCTTCTGCATCTTGTCGCTGGTCACCACGCCCAGGTGCGTCTTCCGTCTGCCACGCGCCGTCATGCCTCGCCTCCGCCCGGTCGGCACCGTCAGGTCCGCTCGCCGCGTTCGTGCAGCACGGTCCGAAGCCGCGCCACCTCCCGGCGCAGTTCCCGGATCCGCCCGGTGTTGCGCTGCTGCGAGATCTTGACGCGCAGCGCGAACAGCTCCCGCTGGGTGTCCTCGAGCCGCTTGCGCAGCTCGGCCACCGACAGCTCCCGCAGCGCCCGCGCCTTCATCCCTCAGGCCTCCACCCGTCGCACGAACTTCGTATCGATGGGCAGCTTGTGCGACGCCAGCTCCATCGCTTCCCGCGCCTGGTCCTCGGGCACGCCGGCCAGCTCGAACAGGATGCGGCCCGGGCGCACGACGGCCACCCAGAACTCGGGGTTGCCCTTCCCGCCGCCCATCCGGGTCTCCGCGGGCTTCTTGGTGACCGGCTTGTCCGGGAAGACCCGAATCCACAGCTTGCCGCCCCGCCGGATGTACCGGGTGATGACGCGGCGCGCAGCCTCCAGCTGCGCGCTCGTCACCCAGCCCGGCGCCAGCGCCTGCAGGCCGTACTCCCCGAAGGCCACCGTCGAGCCGGCGTAGGCCTTGCCGGCCATGGTGCCCCGATGGGCCTTCCTATACTTGGTGCGCTTGGGCATCAACATCCGTGCCCTGCCTCCTGACCGTCACCGCCGGCGTGCGCGTCGGAATGACCACCGGCCCCCCGGCCCCGCTCACGGGTGCCGGCGCCCCGGCAGCCTCCTGCCGCGGCGCGCGGCGCACCTCGGCCTCGCGCCGTCCCTCGGGCAGCACGTCGCCCCGGTAGATCCAGACCTTGACCCCGATCCGCCCGTAGGTCGTCAACGCCTCGGCCACGCCGAAATCGATGTCGGCGCGCAGCGTGTGCAGGGGGACGCGCCCCTCGCGGTACCACTCGTAGCGGGCGATCTCCGCGCCCGCGAGTCGACCGCTGCAGGCGATGCGGATGCCCTTGGCACCCGCCCGCAGGCTACGCTGCACGGCCTGCTTCATCGCCCGCCGGTACGCGATGCGCCGCTCCAGCTGCTGGGCCACGTTCTCGGCCACCAGCTGCGCCTCCAGCTCGGGGCGCCGTACCTCGTTGACCGACAGCAGGATCTGGCGGCCCGTGGCGGCCTCCAGCTCCTTCTTCAGGGCGTCGATGCCCGTCCCGCCGCGGCCGATGATGATCCCCGGCCGGGCCGAGTGGATGATGACCCGCACACGGTTGGCGGCGCGCTCGATCTCGACCCGCGAGATCCCCGCGCGGTGGAGCTTCTGCTTGATCAGGGTGCGGATCTGCTGGTCCTCCGCGATGAGCGCCGCCATGTCCTTGGCGTACCAGCGCGACTCCCAGTCGCGGATGATCCCGACCCGCAGCCCGATGGGATTGACCTTCTGGCCCACGTGTTCCCCTCCGCCTCAGCGGGCCGCCCGCTCGCCGACCACGATGGTGATGTGGCTCGACCGGCGCGCCGCGATGTCCGCCCGCCCCCGCGCCCGCGGGACCAGCCGCTTGATGGCCGGCCCGCGGTCGGCGTACGCCCGCGCCACCACCAGGTCGTCGGGGTCGAGCTCGTAGGTGTTCTCGGCGTTGGCCACCGCCGACTTCAGCACCTTGCCCACCGTCCGGGGCAGGGGGCCCCGGAGGGCCTGCAGCCGTGCCGCAGCCTCGCGCACCGGCAGCCCCCGCAGGCCTGCCAGCACCCGCCGGACCTTCCGGGGCGAGACGCGCACGTAGCGCGCAGTTGCCTTGACCTCCATCGCGCTCCTCCCCGCGCCTACTTCAACGCCGTGGACCGCTCGGTGTGGGCGCCGTGCCCGCGGAACGTGCGCGTCGGCGCGAACTCACCCAGCTTGTGGCCGACCATCTGCTCGGTGACGTAGATCGGCACGTGCTTGCGTCCGTCGTACACGGCGATGGTGTGCCCGACGAACTCCGGCAGGATCGTCGACCGCCGGGACCATGTCTTGATCACGCGCCGCTCGCGCGCGCGATTCAGCGCCCGCACCTTCTCCAGCAGGTGCTCGTCCACGAACGGCCCTTTCTTCCGTGAGCGTCCCATGACGTGTTCCGCGCCCCCTTGCGCTCCCCGCCTAGCGACGTCGCTTCACGATCAGCGCGTCGCTGCGCTTGCGCTTGCGGGTCTTGGCGCCCAGCGTCGGCTTGCCCCACGGGCTGACCGGACCGGGCATGCCGATCGGGGACCGCCCCTCGCCGCCGCCGTGCGGGTGGCTGGCCGGGTCCATGGCGACACCGCGCACCGTGGGCCGCCAGCCCAGCCACCGCTTGCGCCCGGCCTTGCCGAGCTTGATGGCCTCGTGCTCGACGTTGCCGACCTGACCCACCGTCGCGCGGCAGTCGAGGTGCACGAGTCGCACTTCCCCCGAGGGCAGCCGCAGGTGCGCGTACTCGCCCTCCTTGGCCATGATCTGCGCCCCGGCACCCGCGGCGCGCACGATCTGCCCGCCCCGCTTGGGTTGCAGCTCCACGTTGTGCACCACGGTGCCCACGGGAATGGCCCGCAGGGGCAGGGCGTTCCCCGGCCGGATGTCGGCGTCGGGCCCCGAGGTGACCACGTCGCCCACCTTGAGGCCCACCGGCGCCAGGATGTACCGCTTCTCGCCGTCGGCGTAGTGCACCAGGGCCAGCCGCGCCGAGCGGTTCGGGTCGTACTCGATGGCCGCCACGCGGCCCACCACGCCGTCCTTGTCGCGCTTGAAGTCCACCACGCGGTACCGCCGCTTGTGGCCACCGCCCCGGTGGCGGACCGTCACCCGGCCCTGGTTGTTCCGCCCCGCGGACTTCTTCAACGGCTGCACCAGCGACCGCTCGGGGGTCCGCTTGGTGATCTCGTCGAACGTGGCCACCGTCATGAAGCGTCGGCCTGGTGTCGTGGGAGTGAACGTCTTGATGCCCATGGCCGTCCTCCCGGGCCCTACGTCAGGCTCTCCAGATCGATCTTGGCGCCGGGGGCGAGCGTGACGATCGCCTTCCGCATGCCGGGGGTGGTGTAGACGTGGCGTCCCCGCCGCCGCGTGCGCCCCCGGAGGTTCATGATGTTGACCTTGCGCACCTTGACCGCAAACAGGGCCTCCACGGCCTGGCGGACGGCGATCTTCGTGGCGCCCGGCGCCACCTCGAAGGTGTACTTGCCGGCCTCCGTGCCCCGGAGGCTCTTCTCGGTCATGATCGGACGCCGCACGATCTCCCAGGGGTTCACGACGCCAGCACCTCCTGCAGCTCCGCCAGCGCCGCCTGCGTGATCAGGATCGGCTTCGGGAGCAACAGCGCGCGGATCGTCAGCCGCCGGGCCGCCACCACCCGCACCCCGCGCAGGTTGGCGGCTGCCCGCGCCAGGCCGGTGTCGGCTGCGCCCGTGATCAGCACGGCGCCGCTGGCGGCGCCTGCGGTCTGCAGCAGCCGCGCGGCCAGGGCCGTCCGCTGCACCGACGCCTCGGGCGGCCCCTGCACCACCGTGACGCGGCCTGCCTGCGCCTGTGCCGATAGGGCCGCGCACAGCGCCAGGGTGCGCTCGCGGCGGTTGAGCTTCCGGTGGTAGTCGCGCGGCCGCGGCCCGAAGACGATCCCCCCGCCCGTCCACAGCGGCGACCGCCGGCTGCCGTGACGGGCCCGGCCGGTGCCCTTCTGCCGCCAGGGCTTGCGGCCACCGCCGCGCACCTCGCCGCGCGTCTTCGTGGCGTGCGTCCCCCGCCGGACGTTGCCGTGTTCGATCACCAGCGCCTGGTGCAGCAGCGGCCGATGCGGTCGGAGCCCGAAGATCGCGGCGGGGAGCTCCACCTCGCCGGTGCGCGTGCCGGTGACGTCCACTGCGGGCGCCTTGACCATCGCAGGCCCTCCTACGCTGTCCGGACCACGAGCAGCGCCCCCCGGGTGCCCGGCACCGCGCCGCGCACCAGCAGGAGGTTGCGCGCGGGGTCGACCCGCACGACCCGCAGGTGCCGCACCGTCACCCGGGCCCGCCCGTGGCGTCCCGGCATGCGCTTGCCGGGAAACACCCGCGCCACGTTCGACGATCCGATGGAGCCCACGGCCCGGTGCATCAGGGACACCCCGTGGGAGTCGCGCTGGCCGCCGAAGCCGTGCCGCTTCATGGCCCCGGCAAACCCGCGGCCGATGCTGGTGCCCGTCACGTTCACCAGCTGGCCCGGCTGGAACTCCGCCACCGTGATGGTCTGGCCGACCTCGACCGGGTGGGCGGGCGGTGGCAGCTCCCGGATGATGCGGTGAGTCGGCAGCTTGCGCCGGGCGAAGACGCCCCGCTGCGGCTTGGACACGCGGCGCTCGGGCACGGGCTCGAACGCCACGCGCACCGCTGCGTAGCCGTCGCGTTCGGGGGTGCACTGGTCCACGACCACGCAGGGACCCGCCTCGATGACGGTGACCGCCACGCTGCGGCCCTGCTCGTCGAACACGCGGGTCATACCCAGTTTCCGCCCGAGAATCGCCGCCATTGGTCCTGACCCCTACAGCTTGATCTCGATGTCCACCCCGGCCGGGAGGTCGAGGTGCATCAGCTCGTCCACGGTCTTCTGCGTGGGCTCGAGGATATCGATCAGGCGCCGATGGGTCCGGATCTCGAAGTGCTCCATCGACTCCTTATCGATATGGGGGGAGCGAATCACGCAGTAGACGTTCCGATTGGTCGGCAGCGGCACCGGACCCGACACCCGCGCGCCGGACTTGCGCACGACGGTGACGATCTTCTCCGCGGACTGGTCCAGCACGCGGTGGTCGAACGCCTTGAGCTTGATCCGGATCTTCTGCGCGACCGCCATGGCTAGTCGATCACCTTGGT is a window encoding:
- the rpsS gene encoding 30S ribosomal protein S19: MGRSRKKGPFVDEHLLEKVRALNRARERRVIKTWSRRSTILPEFVGHTIAVYDGRKHVPIYVTEQMVGHKLGEFAPTRTFRGHGAHTERSTALK
- the rplP gene encoding 50S ribosomal protein L16, with the translated sequence MLMPKRTKYRKAHRGTMAGKAYAGSTVAFGEYGLQALAPGWVTSAQLEAARRVITRYIRRGGKLWIRVFPDKPVTKKPAETRMGGGKGNPEFWVAVVRPGRILFELAGVPEDQAREAMELASHKLPIDTKFVRRVEA
- the rplD gene encoding 50S ribosomal protein L4 — its product is MVKAPAVDVTGTRTGEVELPAAIFGLRPHRPLLHQALVIEHGNVRRGTHATKTRGEVRGGGRKPWRQKGTGRARHGSRRSPLWTGGGIVFGPRPRDYHRKLNRRERTLALCAALSAQAQAGRVTVVQGPPEASVQRTALAARLLQTAGAASGAVLITGAADTGLARAAANLRGVRVVAARRLTIRALLLPKPILITQAALAELQEVLAS
- the rpmC gene encoding 50S ribosomal protein L29 — its product is MKARALRELSVAELRKRLEDTQRELFALRVKISQQRNTGRIRELRREVARLRTVLHERGERT
- the rpsJ gene encoding 30S ribosomal protein S10; its protein translation is MAVAQKIRIKLKAFDHRVLDQSAEKIVTVVRKSGARVSGPVPLPTNRNVYCVIRSPHIDKESMEHFEIRTHRRLIDILEPTQKTVDELMHLDLPAGVDIEIKL
- the rplV gene encoding 50S ribosomal protein L22 → MEVKATARYVRVSPRKVRRVLAGLRGLPVREAAARLQALRGPLPRTVGKVLKSAVANAENTYELDPDDLVVARAYADRGPAIKRLVPRARGRADIAARRSSHITIVVGERAAR
- the rplN gene encoding 50S ribosomal protein L14 encodes the protein MIQQQTRLKVADNTGARELLCIRVLGGSHRRYGTVGDVIVASVKQAIPNSPIKKGEVVRAVIVRTRKELRRPDGSYIRFDDNAAVLLSDAQNPRGTRIFGPVARELREKHFMKIVSLAPEVL
- the rplB gene encoding 50S ribosomal protein L2, which codes for MGIKTFTPTTPGRRFMTVATFDEITKRTPERSLVQPLKKSAGRNNQGRVTVRHRGGGHKRRYRVVDFKRDKDGVVGRVAAIEYDPNRSARLALVHYADGEKRYILAPVGLKVGDVVTSGPDADIRPGNALPLRAIPVGTVVHNVELQPKRGGQIVRAAGAGAQIMAKEGEYAHLRLPSGEVRLVHLDCRATVGQVGNVEHEAIKLGKAGRKRWLGWRPTVRGVAMDPASHPHGGGEGRSPIGMPGPVSPWGKPTLGAKTRKRKRSDALIVKRRR
- the rpsQ gene encoding 30S ribosomal protein S17; translated protein: MTVPTGRRRGMTARGRRKTHLGVVTSDKMQKTVVVELETVTRHPLYKKTIRRTRRVKAHDEGQVARVGDLVRIMETRPLSREKRWRVVEVVRRAQG
- the rplW gene encoding 50S ribosomal protein L23; amino-acid sequence: MNPWEIVRRPIMTEKSLRGTEAGKYTFEVAPGATKIAVRQAVEALFAVKVRKVNIMNLRGRTRRRGRHVYTTPGMRKAIVTLAPGAKIDLESLT
- the rplX gene encoding 50S ribosomal protein L24; amino-acid sequence: MVGQGRPRLHLRKGDMVEVLAGKYRGKRGRVLRVLPDRWAAIVEGVNVVKRHVKPNRKVPQGGIVEKEAPLPVARLMVVCARCGEASRMGRRVLGDGSRVRYCKRCGEQLDT
- the rplC gene encoding 50S ribosomal protein L3; this translates as MAAILGRKLGMTRVFDEQGRSVAVTVIEAGPCVVVDQCTPERDGYAAVRVAFEPVPERRVSKPQRGVFARRKLPTHRIIRELPPPAHPVEVGQTITVAEFQPGQLVNVTGTSIGRGFAGAMKRHGFGGQRDSHGVSLMHRAVGSIGSSNVARVFPGKRMPGRHGRARVTVRHLRVVRVDPARNLLLVRGAVPGTRGALLVVRTA